A window of Psychroflexus sp. ALD_RP9 contains these coding sequences:
- a CDS encoding phenylacetate--CoA ligase family protein encodes MNRFERVLSWQGFPISAAKTKLEQIIRALKNNAQDYTETSKWNIFNYHKFHNSHYRHLLNNQPISCWEDIPIMTKQDLQVSLEQRLSKDFSAKSVYVNKTSGSSGHPFTFAKDKPAHALTWAHIISLYQQHDIDMSQSYEARFYGIPKDFISNKKERLKDVFAHRFRFDIFDLSDDKLEGFLKEFKRKPFELINGYTSSIVMFAKYLKAKHINLKTACPSLKACITTSEMLFDSDRRLLEEVLGVTIINEYGASELDVIAFENTEGEWQINNKTLLVEVVDDHHNVLPNGEEGHLVVTSLYNKAHPFIRYKIGDVGVISKKSTAEHQILKKLTGRTNQFAILPSGKRIPALSFYYVTKSVIEDSGDVKEIKVIQETEAEFKIEYVSENELTDRQKNKITKAIETYLEPNLKVSFKKFTTLERSKSGKLKQFISKLNQHA; translated from the coding sequence GTGAATCGGTTTGAACGCGTTTTAAGTTGGCAGGGATTTCCTATTTCAGCGGCCAAAACAAAGCTTGAGCAAATTATAAGGGCTTTAAAAAATAATGCTCAAGACTATACAGAAACTTCAAAATGGAATATTTTTAATTACCATAAATTTCATAATTCTCACTACCGTCATTTACTTAATAATCAACCCATTTCTTGTTGGGAAGATATTCCTATCATGACAAAGCAAGACTTACAAGTTAGTCTTGAGCAACGATTAAGTAAAGATTTTTCGGCTAAATCGGTTTATGTTAATAAAACCTCAGGTTCAAGCGGACACCCTTTTACATTTGCAAAAGATAAACCAGCACACGCCTTAACATGGGCACATATTATTAGTTTGTATCAACAGCATGACATTGACATGAGTCAATCTTATGAAGCCAGATTTTATGGTATTCCAAAAGATTTTATAAGTAACAAAAAAGAACGCCTTAAAGATGTCTTTGCACATCGATTTCGCTTTGATATATTTGATTTATCTGATGATAAGCTTGAAGGTTTTTTAAAGGAATTTAAGCGAAAACCATTTGAGCTAATTAATGGTTACACAAGCTCTATTGTTATGTTTGCCAAATATTTAAAAGCAAAGCATATTAATTTAAAAACGGCTTGCCCTAGCTTAAAAGCTTGCATCACAACGAGTGAAATGCTATTTGATTCTGACCGAAGGCTATTAGAAGAAGTTTTAGGTGTTACAATCATAAATGAATATGGGGCAAGCGAACTCGATGTAATTGCTTTTGAAAATACTGAAGGTGAATGGCAAATTAACAACAAAACCCTGTTAGTTGAAGTTGTAGATGATCACCATAATGTGCTGCCCAATGGAGAAGAAGGCCATCTGGTAGTAACAAGCTTATATAATAAAGCGCATCCTTTTATCCGCTATAAAATTGGTGATGTTGGTGTTATTAGTAAAAAGAGTACAGCTGAACATCAAATTTTGAAAAAGTTGACAGGACGCACAAATCAGTTTGCTATTTTACCTAGCGGAAAACGCATTCCAGCCCTAAGTTTTTATTATGTTACCAAATCGGTTATCGAAGACTCTGGCGATGTAAAAGAAATTAAAGTTATTCAAGAAACTGAAGCCGAATTTAAAATTGAATATGTTTCTGAAAATGAATTAACTGATCGTCAAAAAAATAAAATTACCAAAGCTATTGAAACTTATTTAGAACCTAATTTAAAGGTTAGTTTTAAAAAATTCACGACCTTAGAGCGCTCTAAAAGCGGAAAGCTAAAACAATTTATATCTAAACTTAACCAACATGCTTAA
- the purD gene encoding phosphoribosylamine--glycine ligase → MNILVLGSGGREHTIAHQLHLSPQADQIFIAPGNAGTKQIATNVEVDLSNFDAIADIIKRNNIKMLIVGPEAPLVDGITDYFNAKPNFKDLMIIGPSKKGAELEGSKKRAKEFMKSHNIPTATYQSFTSETLTQGFNFLESLQPPYVLKADGLAGGKGVLILDNLKEAKQELSNMLTNQKFGSASQKVVIEEFLDGIELSVFVLTDGKDYAILPNAKDYKRIGEGDTGLNTGGMGAVSPVPFADELFMKKVEDKIIKPTINGLAKEEIDYKGFVFIGLMKVEDEPYVIEYNVRMGDPETEVVLPRIKTDLVDALTKTATSQINSLQLDIDEKSATTVMLVSGGYPEAYNKGEEILGLETINNQDIFICHAGTTEKNGKTLTNGGRVIAVTAFDLNFKNALKKAYNSIDKISFKNKYYRTDIGKDLA, encoded by the coding sequence ATGAATATCTTAGTTTTAGGAAGTGGTGGTCGTGAGCATACCATAGCGCATCAATTACACTTAAGTCCGCAAGCCGATCAAATCTTTATTGCACCTGGAAATGCAGGGACAAAGCAAATTGCCACTAATGTGGAAGTAGATTTGAGTAATTTTGATGCTATTGCCGATATTATTAAACGCAACAATATAAAGATGCTTATTGTTGGTCCCGAAGCGCCATTAGTTGATGGTATTACTGATTATTTTAATGCCAAACCAAACTTTAAAGATTTAATGATTATTGGCCCTTCAAAAAAAGGTGCTGAACTTGAAGGTAGTAAAAAGCGCGCTAAAGAATTCATGAAATCTCATAATATTCCTACAGCAACCTACCAAAGCTTTACATCAGAAACATTAACACAAGGATTTAACTTTTTAGAATCTTTACAACCACCTTATGTCTTAAAAGCCGACGGATTAGCTGGCGGTAAAGGTGTTTTAATTCTTGATAATCTTAAAGAAGCTAAGCAAGAACTTTCAAACATGCTTACCAACCAAAAATTTGGTTCAGCTTCTCAAAAGGTAGTTATTGAAGAATTTCTTGACGGTATTGAACTTAGTGTTTTTGTACTTACCGATGGTAAAGATTATGCCATTTTACCTAATGCGAAAGACTACAAGCGAATAGGTGAAGGTGACACAGGTTTAAACACCGGTGGAATGGGAGCTGTTTCTCCAGTTCCGTTTGCTGATGAACTATTCATGAAAAAAGTGGAAGATAAAATTATAAAGCCAACCATTAATGGCTTAGCAAAAGAGGAAATTGATTATAAAGGCTTTGTGTTTATAGGTTTGATGAAAGTTGAAGATGAACCTTATGTAATTGAATATAATGTTAGAATGGGCGACCCAGAAACTGAAGTTGTGTTACCACGTATAAAAACAGATTTAGTTGATGCATTAACTAAAACTGCCACTTCACAAATCAATTCACTTCAATTAGATATTGATGAGAAAAGTGCTACAACTGTGATGTTAGTTTCAGGAGGTTATCCTGAAGCCTACAATAAAGGCGAAGAAATTTTAGGATTAGAAACAATCAACAATCAAGATATTTTTATTTGCCATGCCGGCACAACAGAAAAAAACGGCAAAACATTAACCAATGGAGGTCGAGTAATTGCCGTTACTGCTTTTGATTTAAATTTTAAAAATGCGTTGAAAAAAGCTTACAACAGCATTGATAAAATTTCATTTAAAAATAAATACTATCGAACTGATATAGGAAAAGACTTAGCTTAA
- a CDS encoding DUF6341 family protein, translating into MKDLMLAIQSLFEDVLFLPLDALRTLQDSSWWAANGLNWLFMLIVFVAFVYWMKQLKTFNDNNEENRDPKAHSFLGKDADLS; encoded by the coding sequence ATGAAAGATTTAATGTTAGCTATACAATCATTATTCGAAGATGTTTTATTTCTACCTCTAGATGCATTACGCACATTACAAGACTCATCTTGGTGGGCTGCTAACGGATTAAATTGGTTGTTCATGCTAATTGTATTTGTAGCCTTTGTTTATTGGATGAAGCAACTTAAAACCTTCAACGATAATAATGAAGAAAATCGCGATCCTAAGGCACATTCATTTTTAGGTAAAGATGCAGATTTAAGCTAA
- a CDS encoding head GIN domain-containing protein: protein MILKITSAIFIFFSLTSIAQTKTYEIDQDFNRIKITNKINAEIIPGAKETKVVVEGYGSEDLKWNVKQGELKLSLPLDELFSESDTKVKLYVNSFIALTLNNAAEVEVTEKLTQKHLEIDVSEGSFLSAELDVKDLRIKSVTGATVQLRGEAKHYYCTVKTGAMANTKHLISNNADVKVSYGGSIRANATKSIRAAVTAGGTIYIYGNPSKIDQKTKLGGEIKRMSKLD, encoded by the coding sequence ATGATTTTAAAAATAACTTCAGCTATATTCATTTTCTTTTCATTAACAAGCATTGCTCAAACCAAAACCTACGAAATTGATCAAGATTTTAATCGCATTAAAATTACCAATAAAATTAATGCAGAAATAATTCCTGGTGCCAAAGAAACTAAAGTTGTAGTTGAAGGTTACGGTAGTGAAGATTTAAAATGGAATGTAAAGCAAGGTGAATTAAAGCTGAGTTTACCTTTAGATGAACTTTTTTCTGAAAGCGACACCAAAGTAAAATTGTATGTTAATTCATTTATTGCATTAACATTAAATAATGCTGCTGAGGTTGAAGTAACCGAGAAACTAACCCAAAAACATCTAGAGATTGATGTTTCTGAAGGCAGCTTTCTCAGCGCAGAATTAGATGTTAAAGACTTAAGGATTAAAAGTGTAACAGGTGCCACTGTTCAATTAAGAGGTGAAGCCAAGCACTATTATTGCACAGTTAAAACAGGCGCCATGGCAAACACTAAGCATTTAATTAGCAATAATGCTGATGTAAAAGTAAGTTACGGTGGTAGTATTCGTGCAAACGCTACCAAAAGTATTCGAGCTGCTGTTACAGCTGGTGGAACAATTTATATATATGGTAATCCTTCAAAAATTGACCAAAAAACAAAATTAGGTGGTGAAATTAAACGAATGTCTAAACTAGACTAA
- a CDS encoding UDP-2,3-diacylglucosamine diphosphatase, translated as MKIPSGQQVYFASDQHLGAPTPAESLKREKIFVEFLDEIKTDAAAIFLLGDLFDFWFEYKQVVPKGFVRVLGKLSEIADSGIPIYFFVGNHDLWMDSYFEDELGIHTFHQPQFFELNNTKFLIGHGDGLGPGDKGYKRMKKVFTNSFSKFLFRWLHPDLGVRLAKHLSVKNKLISGDEDAKFLGEENEWLAQYAKRKLEFEHYDYFVFGHRHLPMEIELNEKSTYLNLGDWISHFTYAKFDGQQLHLKYWQKKT; from the coding sequence ATGAAAATACCATCAGGTCAACAGGTTTATTTTGCTTCAGATCAGCATTTAGGAGCGCCGACGCCAGCTGAAAGCTTGAAGCGCGAAAAAATTTTTGTTGAATTTTTAGATGAAATTAAAACTGATGCTGCGGCCATTTTTCTTCTTGGAGATCTTTTTGATTTTTGGTTTGAGTATAAACAAGTTGTGCCTAAAGGTTTTGTGAGAGTTTTAGGGAAATTATCTGAAATTGCAGATAGTGGTATTCCTATTTATTTTTTTGTTGGTAATCACGACTTATGGATGGACTCTTATTTTGAAGATGAATTAGGGATTCATACGTTTCATCAACCTCAATTTTTTGAACTAAATAACACTAAATTTTTAATTGGTCATGGCGATGGTCTCGGCCCAGGTGATAAGGGTTATAAACGCATGAAAAAAGTGTTTACCAATTCTTTTTCTAAATTCCTATTTCGTTGGCTACATCCCGATTTAGGTGTGAGGTTAGCCAAGCATTTGTCGGTTAAAAATAAATTAATTTCAGGTGATGAAGATGCTAAGTTTTTAGGTGAAGAAAACGAATGGTTAGCGCAATATGCTAAACGTAAACTCGAATTTGAGCATTATGATTACTTTGTGTTTGGCCACCGGCATTTACCGATGGAGATTGAACTTAACGAAAAGTCTACTTATTTAAATTTAGGTGATTGGATTTCGCATTTTACTTATGCCAAGTTTGATGGTCAGCAATTGCATTTAAAATATTGGCAAAAAAAAACCTGA
- a CDS encoding twin-arginine translocase TatA/TatE family subunit: protein MLQVIYGMIGWPQIVLIAVVILLLFGGRKIPELMRGLGSGIKEFKDASKEEDGESKANGNDEKSLK from the coding sequence ATGTTACAAGTAATTTACGGAATGATAGGTTGGCCTCAAATCGTCTTAATAGCAGTTGTTATTTTATTGTTGTTTGGAGGCCGTAAAATACCAGAATTAATGCGTGGTTTAGGTAGTGGAATTAAAGAATTTAAGGACGCTTCTAAAGAAGAAGATGGTGAAAGTAAAGCTAACGGTAACGACGAAAAATCGTTAAAATAA
- a CDS encoding M23 family metallopeptidase, with protein MTKRKKKDKKKFSEKLLHKYRLVILNEDTFEERVAFKLSRLNVISLSVIFSILLIVGTSVLIVFTPLKEYIPGYSSSALKQKATRLSLKVDSLENQVAINNNYYQSIRAILSGEIPVEEFNEDSTYKTQISNIKSEELQPTLAENKLRERVESNDKFNLLEQAVQKTDLSLFPPVTGRITEAYNAEIKHYAVDIVTVKDKPVKTVADGTVIFSEWTASTGYVIIIEHSFGLISVYKHNAELLKAQGDLVKSGEVIAITGNTGELSTGPHLHFELWVDGYPVNPQDYITFEE; from the coding sequence ATGACTAAGCGTAAAAAAAAAGACAAAAAAAAATTTTCTGAAAAGCTGCTTCACAAGTATCGACTTGTTATTTTAAATGAAGACACCTTTGAAGAGCGCGTTGCTTTTAAATTATCACGCTTAAATGTCATCAGTTTAAGCGTTATTTTTAGTATTTTATTAATTGTGGGCACAAGTGTTTTAATAGTTTTTACACCCCTAAAAGAATACATTCCAGGCTATTCATCTTCAGCTTTAAAGCAAAAGGCTACAAGACTAAGCTTAAAAGTAGATTCGCTTGAAAACCAAGTTGCCATTAACAATAATTATTATCAATCTATTAGAGCCATTTTATCTGGTGAAATTCCTGTAGAAGAATTTAATGAAGATAGCACTTATAAAACTCAAATTTCGAATATTAAATCTGAAGAATTACAACCAACATTAGCTGAAAACAAATTACGTGAAAGAGTTGAAAGTAACGATAAGTTTAATTTATTAGAACAAGCCGTTCAAAAAACCGATTTATCGCTATTTCCACCTGTAACAGGTCGTATAACCGAAGCTTACAATGCCGAAATTAAACATTATGCCGTTGATATTGTAACCGTTAAAGATAAACCAGTTAAAACCGTTGCTGATGGAACTGTTATTTTTTCAGAATGGACTGCTTCAACAGGTTACGTGATTATTATAGAGCATAGTTTTGGATTAATTTCAGTTTATAAGCACAATGCTGAATTGCTTAAAGCTCAAGGCGATTTAGTAAAAAGTGGCGAAGTAATCGCCATTACTGGTAACACAGGTGAGCTTTCAACTGGGCCACATCTTCATTTTGAACTTTGGGTAGATGGTTACCCTGTAAATCCTCAAGATTATATAACATTTGAAGAATAA
- a CDS encoding GH3 auxin-responsive promoter family protein — MSIKSIAAKLFAKHITKKIVNWSSKPVETQQRVFETLIASASETQFGKDHHFETISTPEAFRKNVPIRDYEALKPYIDQVVEGVPNILWPGKPLYFAKTSGTTSGAKYIPLTKASMPTHINAARNAILCYIAETGRSKFVDGKMIFLQGNPKLEEKNGIKLGRLSGIVAHFVPNYLQKNRLPSWETNCIDDWETKLNAVVNETISEDMTVFSGIPSWVQTYFEKLVENSGKPIGKLYKNLELFIYGGVNYEPYRSKFEQLIGRKIASIELYPASEGFFAFQDSQTEKGMLLQLDSGIFYEFIKAEEFYDENPQVYTIATVEVNVNYVMIISTNAGLWRYNLGDTVMFVNKNPYRLVVSGRIKHFTSAFGEHVIAKEVEESLQIASEQFPIEISEFTVAPQINPKEGLPYHEWFIEFNNKPKDLSQLAKAIDQALQQQNSYYKDLREGQMLQCLKITSLPKHSFAKHMESIGKLGGQNKVPRLSNDRKIAESLEQFKR, encoded by the coding sequence ATGTCTATAAAATCAATTGCAGCAAAGTTATTTGCGAAACATATCACCAAGAAAATAGTAAATTGGTCTTCTAAACCTGTTGAAACACAACAGCGCGTTTTTGAAACTTTAATCGCTTCAGCTAGCGAAACTCAATTTGGAAAAGACCATCATTTTGAAACTATTTCTACTCCGGAAGCCTTCAGAAAAAATGTTCCAATTCGTGATTACGAAGCTTTAAAACCTTACATAGATCAAGTGGTTGAAGGTGTACCAAATATTTTATGGCCAGGAAAACCACTATATTTTGCCAAAACTTCAGGTACAACAAGTGGTGCTAAATACATTCCATTAACTAAAGCATCTATGCCAACACATATCAATGCGGCGCGGAATGCCATTTTATGTTATATTGCAGAAACGGGTCGCTCAAAATTTGTAGATGGCAAAATGATTTTTTTGCAAGGGAATCCTAAACTCGAAGAAAAAAATGGTATAAAACTGGGACGTTTATCTGGAATTGTAGCCCATTTTGTTCCCAACTACCTCCAAAAAAATAGATTACCAAGCTGGGAAACCAATTGCATAGATGATTGGGAAACTAAACTCAATGCCGTTGTAAATGAAACTATTTCAGAAGATATGACGGTTTTTAGCGGTATTCCATCTTGGGTACAGACCTACTTTGAGAAACTTGTAGAAAATTCAGGAAAACCTATAGGGAAACTTTATAAAAATCTGGAACTTTTTATTTATGGCGGAGTTAATTACGAGCCTTATCGATCAAAATTTGAACAGTTAATTGGGCGTAAAATAGCCAGTATTGAATTGTATCCGGCTTCTGAAGGTTTTTTTGCATTTCAAGACTCACAAACAGAAAAAGGCATGCTACTTCAATTAGATTCAGGAATATTTTATGAATTTATCAAAGCAGAAGAGTTTTATGATGAAAATCCTCAAGTTTATACAATAGCTACAGTTGAAGTTAACGTTAATTACGTCATGATTATTTCAACCAATGCAGGATTATGGCGCTACAACTTAGGCGATACAGTCATGTTTGTTAATAAAAATCCATACCGACTAGTAGTTTCAGGTCGTATTAAACACTTTACATCAGCCTTTGGAGAACATGTCATCGCAAAAGAGGTAGAGGAATCACTTCAAATCGCCTCGGAGCAATTTCCGATTGAAATTTCAGAATTTACAGTTGCCCCGCAAATTAATCCGAAAGAAGGTTTACCTTACCACGAGTGGTTTATTGAATTTAACAACAAACCTAAAGACTTGAGTCAATTAGCTAAAGCAATAGACCAAGCTTTACAACAGCAAAACTCGTATTATAAAGATTTACGAGAAGGACAGATGCTACAATGCCTAAAAATAACAAGTTTACCTAAACATAGTTTTGCCAAACATATGGAAAGTATAGGTAAATTAGGAGGTCAAAACAAAGTTCCACGCCTATCTAACGACCGTAAAATTGCCGAAAGCTTAGAACAATTTAAGCGATAA
- a CDS encoding DUF6909 family protein, translating into MTQLKHTGRNRAQESTNAIERMYITMRHLFIRGFYKPMGVSGETLREALLTLRPEIYGTIAEDKIELNGLHYVIERLPEGIEECRFINLTSDEGYNNSHFTPIIPPKRRRNCYRIDEEQMNIEITRGRSEIYDILTHLTFLFIESHKIMKAIVIDKDENLSRDWLKLELAVKKSSKLSQKEKEIAITHLANIIGRTFEEVLSVYSKFATKNNENKFLHLIYNLGQLALEEFLHHKKRTITFSPVVRERLGHHIHGEIWANNIKQQLLEKELFDRPLHIISANMHSVMNTLYAPIALQKLCKNKTRFQVYEALSDAKNSALREKVTKEALSRGMFQIKDTSGTNIDVQIFDTAQLKHPEQDFKLEDPKNAPVIIVMDYAFGEQAYETMDELLKPFKPNGSEPKHMNVESISIMGKAGILEGGKGDLMIPTAHLFEGTADNYPFKNELSLNDFQDSSLKAFEGAMVTVLGTSLQNRDLLSFFHDSTWRVIGLEMEGAHYQKAIQAAARLRDNITPEVKLRYAYYASDNPLETGSTLASGGLGTTGVKPTYLITEKILYQIFRDAREN; encoded by the coding sequence ATGACACAATTAAAACATACGGGTAGAAATAGAGCTCAAGAAAGCACAAATGCCATAGAACGCATGTATATCACAATGCGTCATTTATTTATTCGTGGATTTTATAAGCCTATGGGTGTTTCAGGCGAAACCCTTCGAGAGGCTTTATTAACATTACGACCAGAAATTTATGGTACGATAGCTGAAGACAAAATTGAGTTAAATGGTCTACACTATGTGATAGAACGTTTGCCAGAAGGTATTGAGGAGTGTCGCTTCATTAATTTAACTAGTGATGAAGGTTATAATAATTCACATTTTACGCCCATAATTCCTCCTAAACGTCGGCGTAATTGCTATCGGATTGATGAAGAACAGATGAATATTGAAATTACACGAGGTCGCTCTGAAATTTATGATATTCTTACACATTTAACTTTCCTCTTTATCGAGTCTCATAAAATAATGAAAGCCATCGTTATTGATAAAGACGAAAATTTATCACGCGATTGGTTAAAACTTGAATTGGCTGTAAAAAAATCAAGCAAATTAAGCCAAAAAGAAAAAGAAATAGCCATAACACATTTGGCAAATATCATTGGCCGAACTTTTGAAGAAGTTCTCTCCGTGTATTCAAAATTTGCCACAAAAAATAATGAAAATAAATTTTTACATCTCATTTACAATTTAGGTCAATTAGCTTTAGAAGAATTTCTACACCATAAAAAGCGAACAATAACCTTTAGTCCAGTAGTTAGAGAACGTCTAGGGCATCATATTCATGGTGAAATTTGGGCTAATAATATTAAACAGCAACTTTTAGAAAAAGAACTATTTGATAGACCTTTACATATAATTAGTGCTAATATGCATAGTGTTATGAATACACTTTATGCACCAATTGCTTTACAAAAATTATGTAAAAACAAAACCCGATTTCAAGTATATGAAGCTTTAAGTGATGCTAAAAATTCAGCATTAAGAGAAAAAGTAACAAAAGAAGCTTTGTCTCGTGGAATGTTTCAAATTAAAGACACAAGTGGAACAAATATCGATGTTCAAATATTTGATACAGCCCAGTTGAAGCATCCAGAACAAGATTTCAAGTTAGAAGATCCAAAAAATGCACCGGTTATTATTGTGATGGATTACGCTTTTGGAGAACAAGCTTATGAAACCATGGATGAACTCTTAAAACCGTTTAAGCCTAATGGTTCTGAGCCAAAACATATGAATGTTGAGTCCATTTCTATTATGGGTAAAGCAGGAATCTTAGAAGGCGGAAAAGGCGATTTAATGATTCCAACAGCTCATTTATTTGAAGGTACAGCAGACAATTATCCGTTTAAAAATGAGTTATCATTAAACGATTTTCAGGATAGTAGTTTAAAAGCTTTTGAAGGCGCAATGGTTACAGTACTTGGTACATCACTTCAAAATAGAGACTTGTTGAGCTTTTTTCACGATTCAACTTGGCGCGTAATTGGTTTAGAAATGGAAGGTGCACATTATCAAAAAGCGATTCAAGCTGCAGCCCGATTGCGCGATAATATTACACCAGAGGTAAAATTACGTTATGCCTATTACGCAAGTGATAATCCTTTAGAGACAGGAAGTACTTTAGCCTCAGGCGGTTTGGGTACTACCGGTGTTAAACCTACTTACTTAATAACAGAAAAAATTCTTTACCAAATATTCAGAGATGCAAGAGAAAACTAA